From Cygnus atratus isolate AKBS03 ecotype Queensland, Australia chromosome 1, CAtr_DNAZoo_HiC_assembly, whole genome shotgun sequence, the proteins below share one genomic window:
- the ACO2 gene encoding aconitate hydratase, mitochondrial produces the protein MAPYCVLAARLRHALNGGIRRYHVAPVLCQRAKVAMSHFEPNEYINYEKLEKNINIVRKRLDRPLTLSEKIVYGHLDDPAKQEIERGKTYLRLRPDRVAMQDATAQMAMLQFISSGLPKVAVPSTIHCDHLIEAQSGGEKDLRRAKDINQEVYNFLATAGAKYGVGFWKPGSGIIHQIILENYSYPGVMLIGTDSHTPNGGGLGGICIGVGGADAVDVMAGIPWELKCPKVIGVKLTGKLSGWSSPKDVILKVAGILTVKGGTGAIIEYHGPGVDSISCTGMATICNMGAEIGATTSIFPYNERMKKYLGKTGRADIAVLADEFKQHLVPDSGCQYDQVIEINLSELKPHINGPFTPDLAHPVSDIGAVAEKEGWPVDIRVGLIGSCTNSSYEDMGRSAAVAKQALAHGLKCKSKFTITPGSEQIRATIERDGYAQILRDVGGLVLANACGPCIGQWDRKDIKKGEKNTIVTSYNRNFTGRNDANPETHAFVTSPEIVTALSIAGTLKFNPETDYLTGTDGKKFKLEAPDADELPKLDFDPGQDTYQYPPKDGSGQHVDVSPTSQRLQLLEPFDKWDGKDLEDMLILIKVKGKCTTDHISAAGPWLKFRGHLDNISNNLLIGAINIENGKANSVRNALTQEFGPVPDTARYYKKMGVKWAVIGDENYGEGSSREHAALEPRHLGGRVIITKSFARIHETNLKKQGLLPLTFADPADYNKIHPVDKLSIVGLADFAPGKPLKCIIKHPNGSQETIMLNHTFNESQIEWFQAGSALNRMKELQQKSS, from the exons GCTCGACCGTCCCCTGACCTTGTCTGAGAAGATTGTATATGGCCACCTGGATGACCCAGCGAAGCAGGAGATTGAGCGAGGCAAGACCTATTTGCGCTTACGGCCCGATCGCGTGGCCATGCAGGATGCCACTGCTCAGATGGCAATGCTGCAGTTCATCAGCAGCGGGCTGCCCAAAGTGGCCGTGCCTTCCACCATCCATTGCGATCACCTCATAGAAGCTCAGTCAGGTGGTGAAAAGGATCTTCGAAGGGCCAAG GATATAAACCAGGAGGTGTACAACTTTCTAGCAACAGCTGGTGCCAAGTATGGAGTGGGATTCTGGAAACCTGGGTCAGGAATCATTCACCAG atcatTCTGGAGAACTACTCCTATCCCGGGGTTATGCTGATTGGCACAGATTCACACACCCCCAACGGAGGTGGCTTGGGAGGAATCTGCATTGGAGTGGGTGGAGCTGATGCCGTGGATGTCATGGCAGGAATCCCTTGGGAGCTTAAATGCCCAAAG GTTATTGGTGTAAAACTGACTGGCAAGCTTTCTGGCTGGAGTTCTCCGAAAGATGTGATCCTGAAGGTGGCTGGCATCCTCACGGTCAAGGGTGGAACAGGCGCCATCATCGAATACCACGGGCCTGGTGTGGATTCAATCTCTTGCACTG GGATGGCAACGATCTGTAACATGGGGGCTGAAATTGGAGCTACCACATCCATCTTCCCTTACAACGAACGGATGAAGAAATACCTGGGCAAGACTGGGCGAGCTG ACATAGCTGTGCTGGCGGATGAATTCAAGCAACACCTGGTACCGGATTCTGGTTGTCAGTATGACCAGGTGATCGAAATCAACCTCAGTGAG CTGAAACCACATATCAATGGACCTTTCACTCCAGACCTGGCACACCCTGTGTCAGATATTGGTGCTGTGGCAGAAAAGGAGGGCTGGCCTGTTGATATCAGAGTTG GCCTGATTGGCAGCTGCACCAACTCCAGCTACGAGGACATGGGGCGCTCTGCAGCAGTGGCAAAACAGGCGCTAGCGCATGGGTTGAAGTGCAAATCGAAGTTCACAATCACTCCAGGCTCGGAGCAGATCCGAGCCACCATTGAAAGAGACGGTTAC GCACAAATCCTGCGAGACGTTGGAGGGCTGGTTCTTGCCAACGCTTGTGGGCCATGCATTGGCCAGTGGGACAG GAAGGACataaagaaaggagagaaaaacacaaTAGTTACGTCTTACAACCGGAATTTCACAGGTCGCAATGATGCCAACCCAGAGACTCACGCGTTTGTGACCTCCCCAGAG attgtCACAGCCCTGTCCATTGCTGGCACTCTAAAATTTAACCCCGAGACAGATTACCTGACAGGAACAGATGGGAAGAAGTTTAAACTAGAAGCACCTGATGCAGATGAGCTGCCCAAGCTG gATTTTGACCCAGGCCAGGACACCTATCAGTACCCTCCCAAGGACGGCAGTGGGCAGCACGTGGATGTGAGCCCCACCAGCCAGCGCCTCCAGCTTCTCGAGCCCTTCGATAAGTGGGATGGCAAGGATCTAGAAGACATGCTGATCCTCATCAAG GTAAAAGGGAAGTGCACCACTGACCATATTTCTGCCGCTGGGCCGTGGCTGAAATTCCGTGGCCATCTGGACAACATCTCCAACAACCTGCTCATTGGCGCCATCAACATTGAAAATGGCAAAGCCAACTCCGTGAGGAACGCGTTAACCCAGGAGTTTGGGCCAGTCCCGGACACAGCCCGATACTACAAG AAAATGGGTGTCAAATGGGCCGTTATTGGGGATGAAAACTACGGTGAGGGATCAAGCCGAGAGCACGCAGCGTTGGAACCTCGTCACTTGGGGGGCAGGGTCATCATCACCAAGAGCTTTGCCAGGATCCACG AAACCAACCTGAAGAAGCAAGGCCTACTGCCTCTTACTTTTGCGGATCCGGCAGACTACAACAAGATCCATCCTGTGGACAAGCTGAGCATCGTGGGGCTGGCGGACTTTGCTCCTGGAAAG CCTCTGAAATGCATCATCAAGCACCCCAACGGGAGCCAAGAAACAATCATGTTGAACCACACCTTCAACGAGTCACAGATCGAATGGTTTCAGGCTGGCAGTGCCCTGAACAGAatgaaggagctgcagcagaaatcAAGCTAA